A single Alosa sapidissima isolate fAloSap1 chromosome 17, fAloSap1.pri, whole genome shotgun sequence DNA region contains:
- the LOC121688278 gene encoding myosin-7-like — MGDALMAEFGGAAPFLRKSDMERLEAQTRPFDIKRACFVVDPEVEFVKGVVQSRDGDKVTVLTEFDKTVTVKEADVHQQNPPKYDKIEDMAMFTFLHEPAVLFNLKERYAAWMIYTYSGLFCVTVNPYKWLPVYDKEVVNAYRGKKRSEAPPHIFSISDNAYQYMLTDRENQSVLITGESGAGKTVNTKRVIQYFASIAAAPGKRDPSQEKKGTLEDQIIQCNPALEAFGNAKTIRNDNSSRFGKFIRIHFGVSGKLASADIETYLLEKSRVTFQLKAERDYHIFYQILSQQKPELLEMLLITSNPYDYAFISQGQTQVASIVDADELVATDDAFDVLGFTQEEKNGIYKLTGSIMHYGNMKFKQKQREEQAEADGTEDADKVAYLMGLNSADLIKGLCHPRVKVGNEWVTKGQNVNQVYYSIGALSKSVYEKMFNWMVVKINMTLETKQPRQHFIGVLDIAGFEIFDFNTFEQLCINFTNEKLQQFFNHHMFVLEQEEYKKEGIEWTFIDFGMDLAACIELIEKPMGIMSILEEECMFPKASDATFKAKLYDNHLGKNACFQKPRIIKGRPEAHFSLIHYAGTVDYNIGNWLVKNKDPLNETVVGLFQKSNLKMLCALFANYAGADAAQEAGAKKKKGSSFQTVSALHRENLNKLMTNLRSTHPHFVRCIIPNETKTPGAMENPLVMHQLRCNGVLEGIRICRKGFPNRIQYADFKQRYRILNPAAIPDGQFIDNKKGAEKLLGSLDIDHVQYRFGHTKVFFKAGLLGVLEEMRDDRLALIITGLQSRARGMIARIEYQKIVERRDALLVIQWNVRAFMGVKNWPWMKMYFKIKPLLKSADAEKEMANMKEEFLKLKEAYAKSEARRKELEEKMVSILQEKNDLQLQVQTEQDSLCDAEERCEGLIKSKIQLEAKSKELAERLEDEEEMNSELTAKKRKLEDECSELKKDIDDLELTLAKVEKEKHATENKVKNLTEEMAALDEIIAKLTKEKKALQEAHQQTLDDLQSEEDKVNTLTKAKTKLEQQVDDLEGSLEQEKKLRMDLERAKRKLEGDLKLTQESLMDLENEKQQLEERMKKKDFEISQLNSKIEDEQAMSAQLQKKLKELQARIEELEEELEAERAARAKVEKQRADLARELEEISERLEEAGGATAAQIEMNKKREAEFQKLRRDLEESTLQHEATASALRKKQADTVADLGEQIDNLQRVKQKLEKEKSELRLELDDVVSNMEQVSKAKTNLEKMCRTLEDQMSEYRTKAEEGQRSINDFTMQKAKLQTENGELTRQLEEKDSLVSQLTRGKQSYTQQVEDLKRQLEEEVKAKNALAHAVQSSRHDADLLREQYEEEQEAKAELQRSLSKANSEVAQWRTKYETDAIQRTEELEEAKKKLAQRLQDAEEAVEAVNAKCSSLEKTKHRLQNEIEDLMVDVERSNAAAAALDKRQRNFDKVLSDWKQKFEESQTELESSQKESRSLGTELFKLKNSYEESLDHLETMKRENKNLQEEISELTEQLGETGKSIHELEKVRKTLEQEKAEIQTALEEAEGTLEHEEGKILRAQLEFNQVKADIERKLTEKDEEMEQAKRNQQRVVDTLQTSLESETRSRNEALRVKKKMEGDLNEMEIQLSQANRQASEAQKQLKGLHGHMKDAQLQLDDALRSNDDLKENNAIVERRSNLLQAELDELRSIVEQTERGRKLAEQELLDVSERVQLLHSQNTSLLNQKKKLEGDTSQLQNEVEEAVQECRNAEEKAKKAITDAAMMAEELKKEQDTSSHLERMKKNMEQTIKDLQHRLDEAEQIAMKGGKKQIQKLESRVRELECEVEIEQRKASDSVKGIRKYERRIKELTYQTEEDKKNLSRLQDLVDKLQLKVKSYKRTSEEAEEQANSNMGKFRKIQHELDEAEERADIAESQVNKMRAKSRDTGGKKGVAEE, encoded by the exons ATGGGTGATGCGTTGATGGCAGAGTTTGGGGGGGCGGCTCCTTTTCTGAGGAAGTCTGATATGGAGCGTCTGGAGGCCCAGACTCGCCCCTTTGACATTAAGAGGGCCTGCTTCGTGGTGGACCCTGAAGTTGAATTTGTGAAGGGGGTCGTCCAAAGCAGAGACGGTGACAAAGTCACTGTTCTTACTGAGTTTGATAAG ACTGTCACTGTGAAAGAAGCAGATGTTCACCAACAGAACCCGCCAAAGTATGACAAAATTGAGGACATGGCTATGTTTACCTTCCTGCATGAGCCTGCTGTGCTGTTTAACCTCAAAGAGCGTTACGCAGCCTGGATGATCTAC ACCTACTCTGGGTTGTTCTGTGTCACTGTCAATCCCTACAAGTGGTTGCCAGTGTACGACAAGGAAGTTGTCAATGCTTACAGAGGCAAGAAGAGGAGTGAAGCCCCTCCCcacatcttctccatctctgatAATGCTTACCAGTATATGCTGACAG acagagagaaccaGTCTGTCCTTATCAC TGGAGAATCTGGTGCCGGAAAGACTGTGAACACCAAAAGAGTCATCCAGTACTTTGCTAGCATTGCAGCAGCTCCTGGAAAGAGGGACCCCTCTCAGGAGAAAAAG GGCACACTGGAAGATCAAATCATCCAGTGTAACCCTGCTCTGGAGGCTTTTGGTAACGCCAAGACCATCAGAAATGACAACTCCTCCCGATTC GGTAAATTCATCCGTATCCACTTCGGTGTGAGCGGCAAGCTGGCATCAGCAGATATTGAGACCT ATCTGCTGGAGAAGTCCCGTGTCACTTTTCAGCTCAAGGCTGAGAGAGACTACCACATCTTCTACCAGATCCTGTCCCAACAGAAACCGGAGCTGTTGG AGATGTTGCTGATCACCTCCAACCCCTATGACTACGCGTTCATCTCCCAAGGACAGACACAAGTAGCCTCTATTGTTGATGCTGATGAGCTGGTGGCTACTGAT GATGCCTTTGATGTGCTGGGCTTTACTCAAGAGGAGAAGAACGGTATTTACAAGCTGACTGGTTCCATTATGCACTATGGCAACATGAAGTTCAagcagaagcagagagaggagcaggcagAAGCTGATGGCACTGAGG ATGCCGACAAAGTCGCTTACCTCATGGGTCTGAACTCTGCTGACCTCATCAAGGGTCTGTGTCACCCAAGGGTCAAAGTAGGAAACGAGTGGGTCACCAAAGGACAGAATGTAAATCAG GTGTACTACTCTATTGGAGCCCTGTCCAAGTCAGTGTATGAGAAGATGTTCAACTGGATGGTTGTCAAAATCAACATGACCTTGGAAACCAAACAGCCTCGCCAGCACTTCATTGGTGTGCTGGATATTGCTGGATTTGAGATCTTTGAT TTCAACACCTTTGAGCAACTGTGCATAAACTTCACTAATGAGAAGCTGCAGCAGTTCTTCAACCACCACATGTTTGTGCTGGAGCAAGAGGAGTACAAGAAGGAGGGTATTGAGTGGACGTTTATCGACTTCGGCATGGACTTGGCCGCTTGCATCGAACTCATTGAGAAA CCCATGGGTATCATGTCCATCCTTGAAGAGGAGTGCATGTTCCCCAAGGCCAGTGATGCAACATTCAAAGCTAAGCTTTATGACAACCACTTGGGCAAAAATGCCTGCTTCCAGAAGCCAAGGATTATCAAGGGGAGACCAGAGGCCCATTTCTCCCTGATTCACTATGCAGGCACTGTTGATTATAATATTGGCAACTGGCTGGTGAAGAACAAAGACCCTCTCAATGAGACTGTGGTCGGACTCTTCCAGAAGTCAAATCTTAAAATGTTGTGTGCTCTCTTCGCCAACTATGCTGGTGCTGATGCAG CCCAAGAGGCTGGTGCCAAGAAGAAGAAGGGTTCTTCTTTCCAGACTGTATCTGCCCTTCACAGG GAGAATCTGAACAAGCTGATGACCAACTTGAGGTCAACTCACCCCCACTTTGTGCGCTGCATCATCCCCAACGAGACCAAGACTCCTGGGGCCATGGAAAATCCGCTGGTCATGCACCAGCTGCGCTGTAACGGTGTGCTGGAAGGCATCAGGATCTGCAGAAAGGGCTTCCCCAACAGGATCCAGTATGCTGACTTCAAACAGAG ATACCGTATCCTGAATCCTGCAGCTATCCCTGACGGACAGTTCATTGACAATAAGAAAGGAGCAGAAAAACTGCTTGGATCCCTGGACATTGACCATGTACAGTACAGATTCGGACACACTAAG GTCTTCTTCAAAGCTGGTCTCCTGGGTGTCCTTGAGGAGATGAGAGACGACCGTCTCGCTCTTATCATCACTGGTCTACAGTCTAGAGCCCGTGGAATGATTGCCAGGATTGAGTACCAGAAAATTGTAGAACGCAG GGATGCACTGCTGGTGATCCAGTGGAATGTCCGTGCATTCATGGGTGTCAAGAATTGGCCCTGGATGAAGATGTACTTTAAGATCAAGCCCCTTTTGAAATCTGCTGATGCTGAGAAAGAGATGGCAAACATGAAGGAAGAATTCCTGAAGCTGAAGGAGGCCTATGCAAAATCTGAGGCTCGTAGAAAAGAGCTGGAGGAGAAAATGGTTTCTATTCTCCAAGAGAAGAATGACCTGCAACTTCAAGTCCAGACT GAACAAGACAGTCTTTGTGATGCTGAGGAGCGATGTGAAGGGCTGATCAAGAGTAAGATTCAGCTTGAGGCCAAATCCAAGGAGCTGGCTGAGAGACTAGAAGATGAAGAGGAGATGAATTCAGAGCTGACTGCAAAGAAGAGGAAGTTGGAGGATGAATGCTCTGAGCTCAAGAAGGACATTGATGATCTGGAGCTCACTCTAGCTaaagtagagaaagagaaacatgcCACTGAGAATAAG GTTAAAAACCTGACTGAGGAGATGGCAGCTCTTGATGAAATCATTGCCAAGCTTACTAAGGAGAAGAAAGCATTGCAGGAGGCTCACCAGCAAACGCTGGATGACCTTCAGAGTGAGGAGGACAAAGTCAACACTCTAACTAAGGCCAAAACTAAATTGGAACAACAAGTTGATGAT CTTGAAGGGTCCCTGGAACAGGAAAAGAAACTTAGGATGGATCTTGAGAGAGCTAAGAGGAAGCTTGAGGGTGACTTAAAGTTGACCCAAGAAAGTCTTATGGACTTGGAGAATGAGAAACAGCAGCTTGAAGAGAGGATGAAGAA GAAAGACTTTGAGATCAGTCAACTTAATAGCAAGATTGAAGATGAACAAGCTATGAGTGCCCAGCTCCAGAAGAAACTGAAGGAGCTGcag GCTCGCATTGAGGAGCTGGAGGAAGAGCTGGAGGCTGAGAGAGCTGCCCGAGCCAAAGTGGAGAAGCAGCGGGCAGACCTGGCCAGAGAGCTGGAGGAGATCAGTGAGAGGCTGGAGGAGGCTGGAGGTGCCACTGCTGCCCAGATTGAGATGAACAAGAAGAGGGAGGCTGAGTTCCAGAAGCTGCGCAGAGACCTCGAAGAGTCCACTCTGCAACATGAGGCCACTGCCTCCGCACTGAGGAAGAAGCAAGCAGACACTGTAGCTGACCTCGGGGAGCAGATTGACAACCTTCAGAGAGTGAAACAAAAGcttgagaaggagaagagtgagCTCCGTCTGGAGTTGGACGATGTGGTCTCCAACATGGAGCAGGTCTCCAAGGCCAAG ACAAACTTGGAGAAGATGTGCAGAACTCTGGAGGACCAGATGAGTGAATATAGAACGAAGGCTGAGGAAGGCCAGCGCTCCATCAATGACTTCACCATGCAGAAAGCCAAGCTTCAAACTGAAAATG GTGAGCTTACAAGACAGCTGGAAGAGAAAGACTCACTTGTTTCTCAACTGACAAGAGGCAAACAGTCCTACACGCAGCAGGTTGAGGATCTCAAGAGGCAACTTGAGGAGGAAGTGAAG GCCAAGAATGCACTAGCCCATGCAGTGCAGTCCTCTCGTCATGATGCTGACCTCCTGAGGGAGCAgtatgaggaggagcaggaggccaAGGCTGAGCTGCAGCGCAGTCTCTCCAAGGCCAACTCTGAGGTGGCTCAGTGGAGAACCAAGTACGAGACTGATGCCATCCAGAGGACTGAGGAGCTGGAAGAAGCCAA GAAAAAGCTTGCTCAGCGTCTGCAAGATGCAGAGGAAGCTGTGGAGGCTGTCAATGCCAAATGCTCCTCCCTGGAGAAAACTAAGCATAGACTACAGAATGAGATTGAAGATCTCATGGTAGATGTGGAGAGATccaatgctgctgctgctgctctagaCAAGAGGCAAAGAAACTTTGATAAG GTCTTGTCTGATTGGAAGCAAAAGTTTGAGGAGTCGCAGACTGAGCTGGAGAGTTCCCAGAAAGAGTCCAGATCTCTTGGCACTGAGCTCTTTAAACTGAAGAACTCTTATGAGGAATCTCTGGATCACCTTGAGACCATGAAGAGGGAGAACAAAAATCTCCAAG AGGAAATTTCTGAGCTCACTGAGCAACTTGGTGAGACTGGAAAGAGCATCCATGAGCTTGAGAAGGTCAGGAAGACACTTGAACAAGAGAAGGCAGAGATCCAGACTGCCCTTGAGGAAGCTGAG GGTACCCTTGAACATGAGGAGGGTAAGATACTTAGAGCTCAGCTGGAGTTCAATCAGGTCAAAGCTGACATTGAGCGTAAACTTACTgagaaggatgaggagatgGAGCAGGCCAAGAGGAACCAGCAGAGAGTGGTGGATACCCTGCAGACCTCCCTGGAGTCTGAGACTCGCAGCAGGAATGAGGCTCTCAGGGtgaagaagaagatggagggagacctcAATGAGATGGAGATCCAGCTCAGCCAGGCCAACAGGCAGGCATCTGAGGCCCAGAAGCAGCTCAAGGGTCTCCATGGACATATGAAG GATGCCCAACTGCAGCTGGATGACGCTCTACGTAGTAATGATGATCTCAAAGAGAACAATGCTATTGTGGAGAGACGCAGCAATCTGCTGCAGGCTGAATTGGATGAGCTCAGGTCCATAGTGGAGCAGACTGAGAGAGGCCGGAAACTGGCTGAACAGGAGCTGCTGGACGTCAGTGAGAGGGTGCAGCTGCTGCACTCTCAG AACACCAGCCTGCTGAACCAGAAGAAGAAGCTGGAGGGTGATACATCCCAGCTGCAGAATGAAGTAGAGGAGGCTGTGCAGGAGTGCAGGAATGCTGAGGAAAAGGCCAAGAAGGCCATCACTGATGCTGCCATGATGGCAGAGGAGCTGAAGAAGGAGCAGGACACCAGTTCTCACCTGGAGCGCATGAAGAAGAACATGGAACAGACCATCAAGGACCTGCAGCACCGTCTGGATGAAGCTGAACAAATAGCCATGAAAGGTGGCAAAAAGCAGATCCAGAAGTTGGAGTCCAGG GTGAGAGAGCTGGAATGTGAGGTGGAAATAGAGCAACGGAAGGCCAGTGATTCTGTCAAAGGAATCCGTAAATATGAGCGTCGCATCAAGGAGCTCACTTATCAG ACTGAGGAGGACAAAAAGAATTTGAGCCGTCTTCaggatctggtggacaaactgcaGCTGAAGGTCAAGTCCTACAAGAGAACATCAGAGGAGGCT GAGGAGCAGGCCAATAGCAATATGGGCAAGTTCCGCAAGATTCAGCATGAGCTGGATGAGGCTGAGGAGAGAGCTGATATAGCTGAGTCTCAGGTCAACAAGATGAGAGCCAAGAGTCGTGATACTGGTGGCAAG